ACTGGTGACAAGAAAACGCAGCCGTCACGGGAGGCCACGTCAGGGGGGGCGATGGGTAGAGAGGCAGGTCTGCAGAGCTCGTTGATGGGCGAGCATGCGCTTTATCAGGACCTTTCGCTTATCGGGGACGGTGCCTACGGCACGGTCTACAAGGCCAAAGACGCCAACAGTGGACAGGTCGTAGCTCTCAAGAAAGTCCGAGTGCCCATTACCGAGGATGGCCTGCCGACCTCGACGCTCCGAGAGATCGCCGCCCTCAAGCAGCTCGAGAGGTTCGAGCATCCGCAGATCGTGAGTTTGATAACTTTGTCTGAATTGTCCGACGACGTGGAGCCGTGTGTGATAATATCGTTGATTTTGATTGCAGGTGAAACTCCTCGATGTCTGCCAGGGTAACTACTTGCAGTTGCCCTCAGGAGATGGAATGACCGATCGGATAAACCGCGGGTTAACTCTGTGGCTGGTTTTCGAACACGTCGAGCGAGATCTGTCGTCTTTTTTGACGGCCTGTCAGTCGCGCAAGATTCCATCGCAGTTGGCCAAGCAGATGTCCAGGGAAATTCTACTGGGAGTGGATTTTCTTCACAGCCACAGGATCGTGCACAGAGATCTCAAGCCGCAGAATTTGTTGGTTACCAAGGATGGCCACGTCAAGATCGCTGATTTTGGTCTTGCCAAGACGTACGATTTCGAGATGAAATTGACTTCGGTTGTGAGTAGCGTTTTGCGTTTCCTTACCGAGTATAATGCGTACTTTTGTTTTACGACGACAAAACTGTATTCTCAGGTCGTGACGCTTTGGTATCGGGCCCCGGAAGTTCTCCTGGCATGCCCCTATGCCACTCCAATCGACATTTGGTCTGTCGGCTGTATTCTCGCCGAACTTAACGAACTGAAGCCGCTTTTCCCTGGAACCAGCGAAGCAGATCAATTGGACAAAATTTTTAGgtacttgtttttttttttttttttttcttaattttgtaTGGCTGTGTTGAATTACTGGATAGCAGCGACTTTGTAAcatttttggttttagaatCATCGGAACGCCACCGGAATCAGAATGGCCAGAGAACGTGTCGTTGGGCTGGTCAGCATTTCCATTCAGACATTCCAAGCCTATGAAAACGATAATTCCGAACCTGAGTGATGCAGGACTTGATCTCATAAAAAATATGCTCATTTTTAATCCTCACAAACGTCTTACGGCAGCTCGAGCTCTCCAGCATCCGTATTTTCTCGAGGATGAATCTTGATAATAACTTTTGCTACAAGCCATAACACGTATCGATTCGGAGATAACCGAATTTCCACGAATTGAATAGCCTTTTTAAATATATCGAAATCACCATTTCTGTACaaatttaaagttaaaattatttaattacgCTTATATATCAGAAAAGTAAGAGTTATTTAAGATTTCTGTAAAGTTCTTGTTAAAGTATTCAATTGTGCGTCAGAAGTATATGTATAGTGTAACGTGTGTAAATGCGACTTCGAGATAAGCTCAAATATTCATTCTTATTTAATAGAGCAAACTATCATGTAGATACATGTATTCATacagataaaattattaatcaaGTTGAATGTTAGTGATTGAAAAAGTGTACGTGAAATTTTAGTTATTATCGAGTGCAAAAgtataaatgtttttaaatttatcataTCGTAAGCATTATTTTCgtaaagtataaaatatagatACATCTAATTATTAAGAAATCGTATAGTTAAATTTATTGGGACTTAAAGACCCttcatattattatttcagcatTTAATGTAGAAACAATTGCGAGACCAGAAAACTCACTGCCATAATTAAGGAATGAAGCGCATCAGGTGCGCATAGATtagaatttttgaattttatatatgtatgtaataTAATAAGTATACTGTATTGTAAATGCTAAGTTAAGTCCTTATGTAccttatacaatttttttattgtttgtattagtaaATACTAGACCAAGTAAGACTgtataaaaaagtaataagaataaaatgaatattttgtaCTTTTGTAATAGTTGAAATTTCTTCATCTCGttgcaaattttaaaattgccGCCGTGCACAATCGTTACATATAGAGACGCGACTCGAGAGTTGTAAAATGAACACTTCAATATCGGACGTATATACTTAgtctcatttttttcaaatcattcaaaaattgtATAATCATCAAAGAGAAATATGTGAACGCGACCTAAGCGGTGGAACTGTGAAACTACCTAGTATAAAATGAGGTTTCTGCTCAAGGCTGTCGCGAGTGCATCAAAACAGCTGCGGCACGTAGATAAAAGCTTTTTAGGCTCAGTTTCAAACGTCCGAAAAATGGCGTCTGAGGTTGAAAAAGCGCAAACAGCTACGCCCGGCGGCGACACTATTTTCGGGAAAATACTCCGCAAGGAAATTCCCTGCAAGTTCATTTACGAAGATGATCAGGTAAAGTATCCATTTTTTCTAACTTTTGTTAGGTTCACGAACTACTTGTTCCGTGTGAAGCCACTTTAGAAAGCTAACCTACAATCTTATTTTTCCGTCTACGCTTATCTTATCTCTAAAATTAAGTAATAACGAAATTCGTCTTTGCAGTGCGTAGCTTTTCACGACATCAATGCACAAGCTCCAGTACATTTTTTGGTCATTCCTCGCAAACCAATCTCCCAATTGTCAAAGGCAGAGGATGAGGATGAAGCTGTTCTTGGTCACCTTATGAATGTTGCCCGCAAGGTTGCTAAGCAGGAAGGATTAGATGATGGCTTTCGGCTAGTTATCAATGATGGCAAACATGGAGCCCAATCTGTATTTCACTTGCATTTGCACGTCCTTGGAGGACGTCAATTGCAATGGCCACCTGGCTAATTCATTAATACAAAAGCATTTAAGATTTGAAATAACTGAAAGTTATAAaactaatattttaaaataaagcttTATTCAGAATATTTCTTTTGGCATATACTTTTTATCTTCTCTTATATAAAAGTTATTTCAAGCTGCTCAATCAATTCTGTTTCTTCTCATACACTTCGTATTCAAATTTAATGTCCTTCTCTTCTTGAATTCCCTCAGGGACTTCTGGATCTCTGATGGATTAATTTGAAGAATGAATGTCAAATTATTCCAGCTTAATCATTAATAATCTATACTCACTTTACTAATATGTAATCATTTGGAATCTCTGGGAAGAAGGCATCAcatttaaaatctttttttactcTAGTTAAATAAAGCCTATAGAAATTGGGTGACTCCATACTGGTCTGaaatttacatatttttaaaatgactatagaaattacaatttatttgaataatttaaaaagtattgTACTCACTTTGTAGACTAAACTACCTCCAATGACCCATACTTGTTCAACCTTATCTTTCAAAGGACTCTGAGAAATCTTTTCAATTGCTTCAGGCAAATTCTTGCATACAATAGCATCTTCACCCAGGTCACTAATagaatatattttcttttaatttattaatacacATATGAGCATGGCTATAAAATTGATAGTAATAGGCAGTTACATACAGTGGCTGGGATGTGAGCACCATGTTTATCCTGTTTGACAGGGGTTTAAATTTCTTAGGAATACTTTCCCAAGTTCTCCTACCCATCAaaactacattttttttattctcatcTTTCGTTGTCGATGTCATTTTCGTGAAGAAATCCATTTCTTTTCtgcaaagaaaaaatgcaGTAATTATATAAGATGTCAGGTATAACGTCGCATAATTAGCGGTAATAAAAAACTTGCATCCAGCATTATTTTACGAAGCGAAAATTAAAAGCTAAGTAGACATTGTAGTTcacgttttaaaataaaaacaaaaaaacataacAAGTAGCCGTTAGAGGTTATATATTCTTCGATTTTTCGTAAAAAGCTTAGCTGAATAACGCTGGAATGAAAATTACCTCAAACGCCACGGCAAATCTCCGTTGACGCCGATTCCCATGTTCTCGCATGCCGCCGCAATTAATTTCAATTTGACTTGCATTTTCACTGATTTCCAGTGTCAAACAAAGAACGAAGGAGCCCGCGTTTTTTCGGATTATATAGAGGTCGAATGATATTACGCGCGAGGTTACAGTGTAaacctatacctatatatatatacatttacgGAATGCAGCGATACTTTATTGCAGAGATTGAAAGTTGAAAGTAACGTTCTCTCTATACTTGAGATTTCTTCTCTATCGACGATAATAATAGGTAATCGATTTAACATTCCACTGGatttgttttttgaaaattgcaaATAACAAAGCGCTCGAAAAATGATCGAAcagttttatcaaaaatagaAGCAAAAATGTTgacttttaattatttttatgaagATTTTAATCGTATAagcaaaaaattttatttattaaaaatttaatcataatttttcattgtcTCGCTACAAAGAatgataaaaattcaaatatttcatACGATAAGATTATTAAACAGACGCGGTGTATCATATCGTGCTGATTATGCTAAAATGAACGGAATAAAAGAAACTTTTAAGTATAGGCTTATACGTTGaatatatacgtaaatatagcATAAAGTTAATGCGTATGTACACCGGGACACCGGGGATAGCGCATCACGTGCGCTGTGCACGCATTTCAACGTTGGCCGCCGGCACATGCACATCGGCTCTCGAAACGTTAGTACATATCTTGTTAgcgaaaacaaaacaaaacggCAACAATGACAAGCGACGTGAAAGTGATAGACGGTGGTTTCTCGACGCAACTCGTCACCCACGTAGGCGAGGTCATCGACGGCGACCCTTTGTGGACGAGCAGGTTCCTCTACAGCAACCCCGATGCCGTTTTCCAGACGCATCTCGACTATCTGCGAGCCGGTTCTCACGTCATCGAGACGGCCACCTATCAGGCTTCCATTCCCGGATACGTCAAGTATCTGGACAGGACCGAGGAAGAAGCTCTGCAATTGATTAAAACGGCAGTGGAGCTCGCCAAGAAGGCTGTCAGAGTTTACAAGGAGGAGATAAAGGGCAAGGATGTGTCCAACCCTGAGCCCATGGTAGCTGGTTCCATTGGACCCTACGCTGCTTATTTGCACGACTGCTCAGAGTACACTGGAGGCTCGTACGCTAATATCGAATCAATGGACTCTATCGTCGAATGGCATAGACCCAGATTTGAGGCACTGATTAATGGTGGGGTTGATCTTTTGGCTATTGAGACAATTCCATGTGCCAGAGAGGCTGAAGCACTAGTTGGATTGTTAAAGCAGTATCCTGGtatgatattatttatttcaactgCTTTTTTACACAACAATGTCTAAAATTGCATCATTTTTTCAGACACTAAAGCTTGGCTTTCTTTCTCATGTAAAGTGGATGGAAAGAGCATAGCTGATGGTTCTAGCTTCAAGCAGACTGTTTTGAAATGCTACAAAGCAGCATCAGGACAAATCGTAGCATGCGGTGTCAACTGCCTTGCTCCAAGATCAGTAACTCCTTTATTGAAGTCCATCAATGAGAAAGAAATCAATCAGTTTATACCCATGGTTGCCTATCCAAACAGTGGAGAGAAATATTCATCCACAACTTTCAGTTGGACCATAGACAACGATTTTCACCCACCAGAGGAATTTGTAAAGGATTGGCTTGATATTGGAGTACGCTACATTGGAAGCTGCTGCAGGACAGGTTCCAAAGACATTGAGAGAATTGCAGCAGAAGTCAAAAGTTGGACCAAAAGTCGTTTGACTtgaggtaaaaaaaatattccttttcaatttaattttctgtCATTTATTATCGTAAGTCAACTTAGTTTGAAAATGTATAAAGttcaatttcaaaaatttctcatcagttacaaaaaaaatgctCCAAAGACTTTTAGTTTCACAGTGTTTTGATGACACTATCAATAATTATACTCTACTAAAAATTGtaatctaaattttctaaTAACACTTTTGATACttctttgtaaaaaaaaatataataaaaaaaataaataaaaagtttgtAAATCAAAGCTCTAATTGTCTTATTTTCCAAACATTATAgctaataaatgaaaaattaagaataaattgACCTAAAATATGAATCATTAAATAATGTACCTAATATTTCCTAGTAATTTAAAAACTCGTTAGTTTAatcattacattttttacattgaATACTCATATAAAAATAGGTATATGAATTTATGCAGTTGTAAAAAGTAAACTTCTCTCATCATAGAAACATTTACTTAGAATTGAAATAAAAGGAAcctaaaagtttatttttagagTTGCATAGAATTTGCTGATGCGTCAGgtattgaatgattttttgcatttacatTGTTTTGAGTTTCTTGTTTGAtacttatactactagtaatactACTTGTACTAAGAGGTTGAGATGGGTTTATCACTGTATTTGCTGTAGGATTTTGCATATCCAACTGACTCTGTGCAATGTCTTGTAAAGCAGCTTGAATTCGTTGCAAAAGTGCCTCACCTTGTCTCACAACATCTTCAAGCTGCTCAGCTGCTTCTTGATTTTCTTGCTCTAATCTACTAAGACTAGCTACTTGTAATTCTTGAGATGATTCTTCACTAGGTAGACTGTCAATCAAGGTATCGATATCTTTGGCACATCTTGCAATGAGGGTTGCAAAAAGTGCAGCATAATCTACAAAATTAAAGTTCTTGTAATTCGACGTagtaaaatttacaataaaagaCTTGATTTGTTTATTACCTTCTTGGGACTGATTTGGTTGTTGTGGAGTGCTGATTCGATCAAATCCCGGAAATTTGCTAGGTGTTGAATACTGTTGTAAAATGCCGACACTGTTGCAGAAATATTCTGCTTGCTAAAAGCGTATAAAAATAGTTAAATCGCCTCGATAACCTAGTGATTGCTTACAATAACAGCTTACTATAATAATGTAACTAGTTTTACCTGATTTATCGTATCTTGTAATTGGGTTAAGCGATCCGCCATTATAAACTCAAATTGGATTTGGTCCTCTTTTACTCTTAATCTGTTTTCTTATAAACTAATATTGTCTAAAATaacgatttattatttatgcatACAGTTGTCTCTATTTAATTGCCTAAGTTCTATCCAACTTATAAAACATTAGCATAGTGCCATTTTTTCACAACAGCTCGGTACCGAGTGAAGTGAGACTCAATACGTCTACGAGTCATATCGAGTTACACCACACGTGTATGATTCTCGGGGCAGGGTGGGGAGATGCGAGATTTTCCATCCTTTTCTTGAGGAAAGTTTTATGGTGCTAACTTCAAAAGACGCGATTTTCCCGCAAAAAGTGCGTGAAATGAACAGGACCTTTTCAGCAGTCGCCCTGTGAGCATGTGAAAAAGAATAGACAAAGGAAAAATGGGTTGACCTGCAGAAACGGGTggttttgttgaaaatttttaattgttcttttgcttttgtttttattgagATGAGAATAAAAGTGTACGGGATTACCACTTACAGTACAAGTTAATTTAGAAATGTTAATTTAACAACGAGCGTATGCAAAATGTTTAACGTAACCTCTTCAAAATAAACAGTGTTTaccaaaaattttgaattcactcacacacacacacacacacatgttaGGATATCAGTGCATAACCGATAATATTTGAtcaaaaatgtcaaaaaaaaCTCGCCAACAAAACCTCCAGCTAACTCTGTCAGGATATTTGAAGAAAATGGAGAAAAAGAAGATCTTGCCTAAGTATGAAAGACATTCTTTCAGTAATATTCGTTTCATTTGGTCTTGCTTGAACtgttttcaaatttcaatttacgCAGACGTATGCTGATCAGTGACAGTGAAAATGAAGAAGAGGATGAGAACAATGAAGAGACTGATGCTACTAAGTCTAATTCGTCAAATTTGTCTGATGCTATTGATTTAACTAACATCCCTTCAGGTCTTCCAAGACAAATGCTTGCGGTTTCTAAAATGGACTCCATCATTTCAATTGTAAgatttatcttaaataatcaatttagaACATTTTAGTGCctttaataaaacaatatattaattCTATCACAGAATAGTTCAATTGATGATGATGACTTCAGATCTGATCGAGCTCAATCTCCGATTCCATGTATTGATGATTcagttaaaaaagaaaattgttcaAGAAAAGCATTTGAACTTTGCAACTTACCTATAAAAACAAGAACCTTAGCTGAAAACAGTTCTACCGCTGATGGCACCATAAGTGCAGAAGGTAACAACAATTACAAGTTATCAACAGTTATAAGAAAAGATgtttcaaattttgaaaaaagcaCAAAATCAAATGTTAAATACAAATTTGatgataaaaacaaagaacacgATTTTCGAAGTTTGATAAGTGAAACATCTAGTTCAGATGATGAAAAAGAGTTTCAAAGTAAAAACATCAAGAAGTTACAGAAAAAGTCACAAACTATAAGAAAGATAAAAAGCAGCATTATAGATAGTGATTCTTCATCTACTCCATCGCCTATAAAAAATGTAGCAAACACTTCATTTGAAGAACCTACATctaaagttttcaaaaaatctgcaagaaatattattgacagcGATACATCATACTGTGCATCACCTTGTAAAGAAAATACATTACCGAATATCAACAAAGGTTCAGTAAGTCCAAATAATGTTTTCACAAAAGCAGCACTGTCAAATTCAAATGCTGAGACAAATTTGAGACCTCTAGGTTTCAATGGTGTATTAGATAAATGGATTGAAGTAACAAACAATGGTTCGTTAGTTTCTGTCAATACTCAGGTAGTAAGTAATGACTGATTGTTATATGGTATTGATGCACAATTGCAAATATTCTCTAATTGTCTCGTATTCTTTTACATAGGCATCCAAAGAAAAACTAGAATCAGGGAAAAATGATTTAAAGGATTTACAGATACAAATActggaaaaattttttaatgcttTTGATAAAATCCCTGTTACTACTTTGAATGAGTTTCCAGAGTTTGATGCTGAAACATGTCAACGTTTGAGAAGTTTGTATCATAGAGTTAAAGCCAAAATCAAGCAGACTgataaaaaattgcaaaatattaGTATTCAGGAAGAAGAAcaagaaattgaaaaaaaatttgcaaaagATAAACAAGCATTGAAAATTTTGCATGAAGATTCCCTTACTGATTATGAACCAGATCAAGATCATCTTTTATCAGCAGACTATGATCAAAGTCACAGATATAACTACAATGAAACTACTGAAAATAAACGTTTACAATCTACTAGCCAACCAAAAAGCAGTCAAAGCAGTGAGTCTCCTCAAACTCCACCTGTAAATGGTCAAAAGAAAGGACGTTTTCAATTGAAAATGCCTGTTAAGGCAACTATAAATCCAGTGGCATCAAAGAAGATTGAGGAAATGATGGAAAAATCATTAGTCATAAAGCCAAATTCAGAAGAACTTCAGTCTAAAACGTCATTTTCACAATCACGTTACTTAGAATCTTCAAATGATACTTGGAGTAACTTTGAAACAAATAATGTTTCAAAAAAGACTGATAATCACAACAAGTATGATCAACGAAATAATGTTGTAGAACAAGATAGTCCAAACGATTTTGCAATGATACAGCAAATGTCATCATGGAGTGGCTttggtaaatttttttgttgtggaattcaattttttttcagacttttaatgaaattctatGTTTCAGGTGACAATTTCTCATCTGGCAGTAGTGGTTATAAAATGGAAAAAAGTCTAACTCAACAGTTGTGTGAACTTCCAGAtatagataaaaataaaattaacatGATTTCAGAGCCTGATTACGGTTATGTGCAATCGAATTGTAATACTAGTTCGCAAAAATTCTCTCAAAATAGCACTAATTCTAAAACCGAATCAAAATCCAATAGTAATGATGTGGTTGCTCAGTTTATTGGAAATTTCAAGAATGACGGCGTTAGCGGAGAATTCGATAGCATGAAATATCCTCATTCTAGAGAAATGATGAATGTTAGTGactaaaattatataatgTTCTTCacaggaaatttttttttacagcaaTTCGAATTTGTTACAGGTCTTTAGACAAAAATTTGGTCTGTACAGCTTTAGACCAAACCAGTTGCAAGCTATAAACGCGGCTATTTGTGGCTATGACTGTTTCATTTTGATGCCTACTGGTGGAGGCAAATCTTTATGTTATCAACTACCGGCTTTACTTACACCGGGAGTAACGATAGTCGTGTCTCCCTTGAAGAGTCTTATCATCGATCAAGTGCAGAAATTAATTTCTCTCGATGTAAGAACCAtagatattaaaataaaaaaatctttatacttatttaattcttacctgtttttgttttgttagATATCAGCGGCTCACTTGTCTAGTAGTGTGACAGACGAACAGGCACAGTCAGTTTACAGAGAATTGGCAAAGAAAGAACCTTCTTTGAAACTTCTTTACCTGACGCCGGAAAAAATCTCCGCATCTCAAAAAATCGGCGATGCGCTTAGGGCTCTTTACGAACGAGGAATGTTAGCGAGATTTGTGATCGATGAAGCTCATTGCGTCAGTCAATGGGGCCATGATTTTAGGCCAGATTACAAGAAACTTCAAttgttaagaaaaaattacccCAAAGTTCCCACAATGGCATTAACTGCTACGGCAACTCCACGTGTGAGAACTGACATTCTTCATCAACTGGGCATGACTAATCCCAAGTGGTCGGTATAAAATGCATATCAATGAGTTAACTGATcctaaaaattgtttttgaaAAGATGATACTGTTTAGGTTCATGTCGAGCTTCAATAGGCCTAACTTGCACTACGTTGTAACTAGCAAAAAAGGTAAAAATTCGACGGAAGAAATCATTGAAATGATTAAGAGAGATTTCAGAAACGATTGCGGCATCGTCTATTGCCTTTCTCGAAAGGATTGCGATTCCTTTGCGGATACAATGAAAAGTAACGGAATTAAAGCTCTAAGCTATCACGCTGGACTCAGTGATCATCaaagattagaaattcaaGGCAGATGGATTTCAGAACAGGTATAGTTTTAGAcaagtaaaattttacaaatgtacAAATATTAGCTTTATACATAAAGCATTATtgtaatgatttttatttgaGTACAGATTAAAGTTGTCTGCGCTACTATAGCGTTTGGTATGGGTATAGACAAGCCTAACGTCAGATTCGTGATTCACGCTACTCTGCCCAAGTCTATCGAAGGCTACTATCAAGAAAGTGGTCGCGCTGGTCGCGATGGTGAAAATGCAGAATGCATTTTGTTCTATCATTACGGTGATATGATGAGGCACAGAAAAATGATAGAAGGTGATAGCACATCTAATTGGGAGGCTCAAAAAACGCATATGGATAATTTGTTCAAGATTGTTGCATTTTGCGAGAACAAGACTGATTGTCGCAGAGGATtgcaattaaattatttcggAGAGATGTTTGATCGATCTATATGTATCGCTAGAAAGCAGACTACTTGTGATAATTGCAGAAATCAGGTACATATTTTgagcttttgaattttcaaaacattttGATACTAATTATTTTCGCTTTCAGGGACGGTTCGTTAATGAAGACGTTACTGAAAATGCTAAAGCATTAGTAACGTTAGTTCGAGATTTGACTAAACAAAGAGGTAACAGCGCTACTATTTTATACGTGACGGACGTTTACAAAggaagtaatttaaaaaaagtcagAGATCAAGGTAAATATTGAATACAGGATTGTTGATCGAAAACGAATGTCATGGattcaatttgaaaaaattttgtttacacaAAGGTCACGATCGTCATCCTTTGTATGGGCACGGAAAATCTTGGCAGAAGAATGATATCGAAAGATTATTGCATAAATTAGTGATCGACGGTTATCTTAAAGAAAACTTGTAtgtaaataatgaaataacgTGTTCCTATGTTGGCGTTGGACCGAAAGCCCAAGAGTTAATGACTTCAAGCAGTATTCAGGTGTGTGCAAACACcatactaaaaataatattaattctACAGTTCattaaaaatcttatttacagatatttttacaaacaagaaaagaagaaaaatcagcATCTTCATCTTCGGTCGTTGCTACGGTTACCAGCTCGTCAAGTACTTCTGATAATAATAAGCAAGACTACAACAAGGGCATAAATGAGCTGAAACAAAAATGCTACACTGAACTTGCTGAAATTGTCAATGGAATCGCTGGCGCACTTGACGTTTCGGCTAACTCTATTATGAATATGGTAGCCCTTCGTGTTATGAGTCAGCAGTTGCCTGAATCTGAAGAAGACAT
The sequence above is drawn from the Nasonia vitripennis strain AsymCx chromosome 4, Nvit_psr_1.1, whole genome shotgun sequence genome and encodes:
- the Cdk4 gene encoding cyclin-dependent kinase 4 (The RefSeq protein has 1 substitution compared to this genomic sequence), translated to MAGRARPANAEIDPDLSTPTAAKRSKLGATPGSSASQEDESLKQTPLGNELGDLETSEVLPSSDESFGEDDDKGKIRIGAKLEAKKEGDSPAASSSTATGDKKTLPTSTLREIAALKQLERFEHPQIVKLLDVCQGNYLQLPSGDGMTDRINRGLTLWLVFEHVERDLSSFLTACQSRKIPSQLAKQMSREILLGVDFLHSHRIVHRDLKPQNLLVTKDGHVKIADFGLAKTYDFEMKLTSVVVTLWYRAPEVLLACPYATPIDIWSVGCILAELNELKPLFPGTSEADQLDKIFRIIGTPPESEWPENVSLGWSAFPFRHSKPMKTIIPNLSDAGLDLIKNMLIFNPHKRLTAARALQHPYFLEDES
- the Cdk4 gene encoding cyclin-dependent kinase 4 isoform X1; the protein is MAGRARPANAEIDPDLSTPTAAKRSKLGATPGSSASQEDESLKQTPLGSELGDLETSEVLPSSDESFGEDDDKGKIRIGAKLEAKKEGDSPAASSSTATGDKKTQPSREATSGGAMGREAGLQSSLMGEHALYQDLSLIGDGAYGTVYKAKDANSGQVVALKKVRVPITEDGLPTSTLREIAALKQLERFEHPQIVKLLDVCQGNYLQLPSGDGMTDRINRGLTLWLVFEHVERDLSSFLTACQSRKIPSQLAKQMSREILLGVDFLHSHRIVHRDLKPQNLLVTKDGHVKIADFGLAKTYDFEMKLTSVVVTLWYRAPEVLLACPYATPIDIWSVGCILAELNELKPLFPGTSEADQLDKIFRIIGTPPESEWPENVSLGWSAFPFRHSKPMKTIIPNLSDAGLDLIKNMLIFNPHKRLTAARALQHPYFLEDES
- the LOC103316953 gene encoding histidine triad nucleotide-binding protein 1, whose translation is MRFLLKAVASASKQLRHVDKSFLGSVSNVRKMASEVEKAQTATPGGDTIFGKILRKEIPCKFIYEDDQCVAFHDINAQAPVHFLVIPRKPISQLSKAEDEDEAVLGHLMNVARKVAKQEGLDDGFRLVINDGKHGAQSVFHLHLHVLGGRQLQWPPG
- the LOC100122177 gene encoding dihydrofolate reductase — encoded protein: MQVKLKLIAAACENMGIGVNGDLPWRLRKEMDFFTKMTSTTKDENKKNVVLMGRRTWESIPKKFKPLSNRINMVLTSQPLDLGEDAIVCKNLPEAIEKISQSPLKDKVEQVWVIGGSLVYKTSMESPNFYRLYLTRVKKDFKCDAFFPEIPNDYILVKDPEVPEGIQEEKDIKFEYEVYEKKQN
- the LOC100122163 gene encoding homocysteine S-methyltransferase — encoded protein: MTSDVKVIDGGFSTQLVTHVGEVIDGDPLWTSRFLYSNPDAVFQTHLDYLRAGSHVIETATYQASIPGYVKYLDRTEEEALQLIKTAVELAKKAVRVYKEEIKGKDVSNPEPMVAGSIGPYAAYLHDCSEYTGGSYANIESMDSIVEWHRPRFEALINGGVDLLAIETIPCAREAEALVGLLKQYPDTKAWLSFSCKVDGKSIADGSSFKQTVLKCYKAASGQIVACGVNCLAPRSVTPLLKSINEKEINQFIPMVAYPNSGEKYSSTTFSWTIDNDFHPPEEFVKDWLDIGVRYIGSCCRTGSKDIERIAAEVKSWTKSRLT
- the LOC100114343 gene encoding mediator of RNA polymerase II transcription subunit 21, translated to MADRLTQLQDTINQQAEYFCNSVGILQQYSTPSKFPGFDRISTPQQPNQSQEDYAALFATLIARCAKDIDTLIDSLPSEESSQELQVASLSRLEQENQEAAEQLEDVVRQGEALLQRIQAALQDIAQSQLDMQNPTANTVINPSQPLSTSSITSSISIKQETQNNVNAKNHSIPDASANSMQL